From Actinopolymorpha cephalotaxi, one genomic window encodes:
- a CDS encoding ABC transporter ATP-binding protein, producing the protein MDDIPAVRTRGLTKSFGDVVALDGVDVDVPAGQVHGLVGPNGAGKTTLLGLLLGLAVADSGRLEILGTPVGRTLAVPEGVAGFVDGPGLYPSLTARQNLAALASLRGYDVPKFAGVGDALDQVGLTDVADDRVGGFSLGMRQRLGLAAALLTHPQLLVLDEPANGLDPAGKHQVHRVLSELAAHGTAVVISSHRMDDLAVLCSEVTLLATGRVVFSGPVGKLAAETGELDYRLVTSDPRAARRVALHTPGLSLPPGHDDAERPGAADALVVRGPVPSLDDLVVRLVGAGVAVRELGPVMPPLEAAFLALTGAEETSR; encoded by the coding sequence GTGGACGACATTCCCGCGGTCAGAACGCGCGGACTCACCAAGTCCTTCGGCGACGTCGTCGCCCTCGACGGTGTGGACGTCGACGTGCCGGCCGGTCAGGTGCACGGTCTGGTCGGGCCGAACGGCGCCGGGAAGACGACCCTGCTCGGCCTGCTGCTGGGGCTGGCGGTGGCCGACAGCGGCCGCCTGGAGATCCTGGGTACGCCCGTCGGCCGAACCCTCGCCGTGCCGGAGGGCGTGGCCGGCTTCGTCGACGGACCGGGCCTGTATCCCTCCCTGACGGCGCGGCAGAACCTCGCCGCCCTCGCATCCCTTCGCGGGTACGACGTACCGAAGTTCGCCGGGGTCGGCGACGCGCTGGACCAGGTCGGCCTTACCGACGTCGCCGACGACCGCGTGGGCGGCTTCTCCCTCGGCATGCGCCAACGGCTCGGCCTGGCCGCCGCACTCCTCACCCACCCACAACTACTCGTGCTCGACGAACCGGCCAACGGACTCGACCCGGCCGGCAAGCACCAGGTGCACCGCGTCCTCAGCGAGCTCGCCGCCCACGGCACCGCGGTCGTCATCTCCAGCCACCGCATGGACGACCTCGCCGTGCTGTGCTCGGAAGTCACCCTCCTCGCCACCGGCCGGGTCGTGTTCTCCGGACCGGTGGGCAAACTCGCCGCCGAGACCGGCGAACTCGACTACCGCCTGGTCACCTCCGACCCCCGCGCCGCGCGCCGAGTCGCACTGCACACTCCTGGGCTCAGCCTGCCGCCCGGTCACGACGACGCCGAACGACCGGGCGCCGCCGACGCACTCGTCGTCCGCGGACCCGTGCCGTCCCTGGACGACCTGGTCGTCCGGCTGGTGGGCGCCGGCGTGGCCGTACGGGAGCTCGGCCCCGTCATGCCTCCACTCGAAGCCGCCTTCCTGGCGCTGACCGGCGCCGAGGAGACGAGCCGATGA
- a CDS encoding ABC transporter permease, with translation MTATIAPPRTTEARPAPLARGYRFELTKLLSQWRIRVLLLACWIAPAIFVAVVSQQSALPADTVFGRWMHTTGWAGSLVVLAFSCTWALPLLTALVAGDVFAAEDRLGTWRHLLVAVRSPGRIFATKALACLTVLLLLAAGLAASGIAGGLLAVGNHPLVGLDGHTLTPADAAATVLLAWGCVLVPMLAFAAVGLLGSVALGRSPMGLLMPALLAFGLQLAQLLPLPEAVRLALPSQAFLAWRGLFTTPVQTGPLLIGLVVCLAWAVAATALAYRLFLRRDFTDLAYDGSGRRVLTGGVLPLAGLAVLTVAVVAAATPAGGTGIERTKLQDSLATSYAHLYRLQTTQLHRPDIAEKQLRATASCDKGGDRVADEGPGNDWRCVVTWHLPGAQATGTAIYQLDVAADGRYVADGDGPKEVNGFFQVRTPNGDAPNPLWQFDGNVDLLVNSPEG, from the coding sequence ATGACCGCGACGATCGCGCCGCCCCGAACCACCGAGGCCCGGCCGGCTCCGCTGGCGCGCGGCTATCGGTTCGAGCTGACGAAACTGCTGTCCCAGTGGCGGATTCGCGTACTCCTGCTCGCCTGCTGGATCGCCCCGGCGATCTTCGTCGCCGTGGTGAGTCAGCAGAGTGCCCTGCCCGCCGACACGGTCTTCGGCCGGTGGATGCACACCACCGGGTGGGCCGGCTCGCTGGTGGTGCTCGCGTTCTCCTGTACGTGGGCGCTTCCGCTGCTGACCGCGCTGGTCGCCGGTGACGTGTTCGCCGCGGAGGACCGGCTCGGCACCTGGCGCCATCTGCTGGTCGCGGTCCGCTCACCTGGCCGGATCTTCGCCACCAAAGCCCTTGCCTGTCTGACGGTTCTCCTGCTGCTGGCCGCCGGGCTCGCGGCGTCCGGCATCGCCGGTGGCCTGCTGGCGGTGGGCAACCACCCGCTCGTCGGCCTCGACGGCCACACCCTCACCCCGGCCGACGCCGCCGCGACCGTCCTGCTGGCGTGGGGCTGCGTACTCGTGCCCATGCTTGCGTTCGCGGCGGTCGGCCTGCTCGGCTCGGTCGCACTGGGCCGCTCGCCGATGGGGCTGCTGATGCCCGCCCTGCTCGCGTTCGGACTCCAGCTCGCCCAGCTGCTCCCACTGCCGGAGGCCGTACGACTGGCCCTGCCCAGCCAGGCGTTCCTGGCCTGGCGCGGACTGTTCACCACCCCCGTGCAGACCGGCCCGTTGCTCATCGGCCTCGTGGTCTGTCTCGCGTGGGCGGTCGCCGCGACCGCACTGGCGTACCGGCTGTTCCTGCGCCGGGACTTCACCGACCTGGCGTACGACGGATCCGGCCGCAGAGTCCTCACCGGTGGCGTGCTCCCGTTGGCGGGGCTGGCCGTCCTCACCGTCGCGGTGGTCGCCGCGGCCACACCCGCCGGCGGAACGGGCATCGAACGCACCAAGCTGCAGGACTCCCTCGCCACCTCGTACGCCCATCTCTACCGGCTGCAGACCACGCAGTTGCACCGGCCCGACATCGCCGAGAAGCAACTGCGCGCCACCGCGTCCTGTGACAAGGGCGGCGACCGCGTCGCCGACGAGGGACCGGGCAACGACTGGCGATGCGTCGTCACCTGGCACCTGCCCGGCGCGCAGGCCACGGGCACCGCCATCTACCAGCTCGACGTCGCCGCCGATGGGCGGTACGTCGCGGACGGGGACGGACCGAAGGAAGTCAACGGCTTCTTCCAGGTACGCACCCCGAACGGGGATGCACCCAATCCCCTGTGGCAGTTCGACGGGAACGTCGACCTGCTCGTCAACTCTCCGGAGGGATAA